The Tessaracoccus timonensis sequence CGCCGGAACCCTGGCAATATCGAGAGACTTCTCACTACTCTCGGGCGGGGGGCTGGGACGCCGCTGAATCTCTCGTCTGTGGCTGAAGATGTGGGAGGTGCCAGGGGCGTGTTGCCGCCGAGACCTTGACCAACTACCTTGACGCACTCGACCGGCTCATGCTGATCGAACCGATTCCCGCATGGCGCCACCATATGCGTTCCCGGACCCGACTACGCGCCGCGGCCGTTCACCACTTCGTGGATCCCTCGCTGGGCGTCGCCGCGCTCGGTGTGGGAGTTGATGGACTGCGGCGGGATCTTCCTGCTGCGAGGCTCCACTTCGAGTCGCTTGTGATGCGCGATATTCGCGTCTATGCACAACCACTGGACGGGACGCTGTCATCATGGCGGGACTCCCAGACTGGGCTCGAGGTTGATGCGGTGCTCGAACTGCCGGACGGTAGATGGGCAGGCATCGAGGTCAAGTTGGGTGAGGCTGCTGCGGACGCAGCAGCGGCATCACTTGTGCGCATGGCCGCCAAAATCGACCAGGACCGTCACGGCACGCCCGCTGCTCTCATTGTCGTGACAGGCGGTCGCTACACCTACCGGCGTCCCGACGGCGTCTACGTCGTGCCGATCACGGCGTTGGGGGGCCTGAGCAACCCAGTCACCGAGGCAAGTTTCGACATGCCTCCCGCTAGGAGATCTCGTGATTTGTCCGGCTCGATGAATGAGTCGGTCAGCGAGAAGTGACCGTTCTCTGAGACGGTTCGGCACGTGGACGACCACACACGCGTGTTCCGTCTGCCGCCGATTTCGTCCATGCCTGTTGAGTACCTGACACCCGCCATCGAGGACCGAGCACTCGAGGTGCAGGGCCTTCTGGCTGAACGTGGCCAGCACCGAGCCCCTTCTGTTCCCGATCTGCTCATCGCGGCCACCGCCGAGATCACTGGACGCGTGGTGTTGCACGTTGACAAGGGCTTTGAATTGATCGCTTCGATCACCAGTCAACCGATGCAACGCCTGTGATCAGCCTGTCCTGCACCAGCATCATGCTGGGCCATCAACTTGGGTACACCTCCGCGTGGGGCTGGTTCCTCTTCTCCGCCCTCACAACTACAGTGGAGCCGTGAATGACGACTCCTGGCGTAGCAGCACGGCCCGCGTGGAAGGTCCCCCGTCGGTGTCCTATGCGCTGCTGGATGCTTCTGGTGCATCGCTCGCCTCGCGCGGTGAGAAACAGCGCTACTACGCGGCGAGCACCATCAAACTGCACATCATGCTCGCAGTACTGCAGAAGGTAGAGGCTGGCGAGTTGGGTCTCGACGACGTGCTCACCGCGACGCGCACCTTTGTTGGGTGCGATGGGAGGCCCTTCACGTTGACCGGTGATCACCTCCATCCTGAGTTCCCGGAGGAGGGCGCTCCGCTCACCGTCGAGCAGGCGGTGTATCTGATGATTTCCCGTTCGAGTAACGAGGCCACCAACATGTGCCTGGCGTTGCTGTCAGGCTTTCCGAAAGTTATTGCCGACGTGTGCCGACGGCTCAATCTGGTGGGTACGAAGGTAGAGAGGCAGATCGGCGACGCGGTAGCGGTCGCTCGTGGGCTCACGAATGAAACCTGTGCCATCGACCTCGCATCGACGATGCATGCCATTCGGTACGATGATTTCCTGAGCGAGGAGACGCAAGGAGTTGCGCTCGCCGCGCTGCGAGACCAGCAGATGCCAGTGATCACACGAGCTGTTTCGGATGCCGTCGACTACGGCTCAAAATCCGGTGAGATCCCCGGTATCCGCCACGACGTTGCGTTCATCGGGGAGACTGGGCTGTCGCTCGCCGTAATGACCTCGGGAATGGGCGAGGCAGAAGCAAACGAAACCATCGAGGCACTTGCGATGGCGCTGTTGTCCGTCAAGCGCCAAGACGGTTGAGTCGGCCTGTCGGTCCATGCCGAAATCCGGGGGATGATTTCGATACGCCGCTTCGCGGCTACTCAATCATCGAGGGAGGGGCGAAGCGGCTACTCAATCATCGGGTGTGCGAAAAGGCAGCGGGTCGGTGGTTGCAGCCAGGAGGGGCAGCGCGAGCCCGGGGCCGGGCAGGAGGCTCAGCATCCCGTCTCGCTCGACGTAACCTCCCTCGGGCACGTCATGGACGAACCATGCTGGGGGATCCAGATCAATCATCGTCACAGCCGGATGCATCAGCGCCAGGTGCGCCGCCGCGGTAATCGAGATGCGCGGCTCCATCATCGCACCCACCATGCACTCCAGACCCGCCGAATGCGCGAGCTGAGCAATCTCCAGCGCCGGCAGCAGGCCGCCGGTTTTTGCCAGCTTGATGTTGAGCAGGTGGGCGGCGTCGGCGTCGATGAGACGCTTCGCGTCATCCGGCGACCAGACGGCCTCGTCGGCCATGATCGGGATGGGCGACTCCCGTTTCACCTGCGCAAGTCCCTCCAGATCCGCGCGCGGCACGGGCTGCTCGATCAGATCGATCGGCAAACCATCCTCCACAAACCGGTGCAGCAACGCGATGGCGTCGCGGGCATCCCACCCCTGGTTCGCGTCGAGGCGCAGCCGTATCTCGGGTGCGGCATCCAGCACTGCACCAAGGCGCCGACGATCCTCCTCGGGGTCGGCCCCGAGCTTGATCTTGAGAATCGAATACCCGTCCGCGACCGCCTCGCGCGCGTAACGTGCCATCCGCTCGGGCGCATCCAGGCTCACCGTCATGTCGTTCGCCATCGAACCCCGCAGTCCCTCGCGCACAGCGTCAGCGTCGAACGAAGGATCAGCCAGCCTCCCCAGCAGCTCACCCAACGCCAACCCGTGTGCCTTGGCGAGTGCATCGTGCAGGGCAACATCGACGGCAGCCCTCGCGCTGGTCGCATTGGGCGTTGCGGCGACCAGCGCGTCGGTGAGCTCTCGCAGCGTGCCACGGACACCCACCAACGCATCTCGTACGGGACCGTTGATTGCTCGCATGATCGTCTGCGCACTCTCACCCGTCACCTTCACCGTCTCCGCAGCAGAACCCTGCCCGACGACGGAGCCCTCAGGCGTCGCGAGTTCGACGTCGGCGACGACGTAGTCCACCGCATCGGTTCGGCGCGCTGCCGTAATGAATGGCCTTGTGAGCGGCGAGCGATGCCCGTGCACCCGGACATCGACAACATGGAGAATCTCATCTGCAAGGGGCTCAACCACGATGACAACCTGCCTCAGAATCCAGCCATGATTTGCGCTGCAGCCAGCCCGATCCACGTGCCGAGCAGCGCGCCGATGAGCGCGTAGAGCACGCCGACGGGTGCGAGGGCCTTGTTGTATGCGGCAGCCACGACGGGCGCAGACGCCACGCCGCCGATGTTGGCGGTGGAAGCGACGGCCAAGGAGAAGAGCTCGGTGCGGGAGAGCTTCGCGTAGATCACCATGATGATTGCGTGGATGAGCAGCACCAGGAAGCCGCACGCGATGTACAGCGGCGCTTGGGTGATGGCCGAGAAATCCGAGCCGGAGGCAATCTGGCCGATGACGAGGAACAGCATGAGGGTGGCCACTTCGTCGGTGCCTGCGAGCTTGCCGAGCGGCGTCTGCGCCGCCACGAGGCCTAATACAGACACGATGATGATGGTCCAAGCGCTCGAGTTAATCACGTCGCCGATATCCGGCAGCATCTTGCCCAGCCAGATCGAGAAACACGCGACGGCGATGGCGCCGAAGCTGCTGATCGTCAGCGATTCGAGCGTGATCGGATTCTTGTCAGCGTCAAGGTTGCCCTCGTGGCGCGTGAGGTAGGTGTCGCCCGCCTTGGTGAACTTGTTGAATCGATCCGAGACCGCGACAGAGGAGAACATCGCCATCAGCCACACGGAATACACCAGTGTGTCGGTGATCAGGGCGTAGCCGAAGAGCGTCTCGGGGCCTTGCAGAATGTCCTGGACCGCGACCATGTTGGCACTACCGCCAGTCCAGGAAGCGAGCATCGCACCGAACACCTTCCACGAGCCGTCGCCGAGGGCTGCTCGGAAGATCCAGTAGACGCCGACGACAGCCACAAACAGCGAGGCACTCGCCACGGCCATCGTGAGCAGCAGCTTGGGGCCGAGTTTGATGATCTTGCGCAGATCACATCCGAAGAGGAACAGGAAGATCATGGCGGGCAGTGCAACGCTCTTGACCTCGCTCAGCGGGGCGGTGACTTCCTCCGCGCTACCGAACACACCCAGCGAGTTCAGCGTGGCGCACAGCAGATACATCAGCACCATGCCTGGCACATACTTGAAGAACTTTGATTCGGTCTCGCGCTCAAGCACAATGAGCGTGGCTGCGAGGGCCATGATGACACCGAGCATGACGAGTCCGTTGTCGATCACGTGTTACTCCTTCAGATTGGGGAGGCCCCACCAATGCACACGCTGCGCCCAGCCGAGCCGACGAACAACAACCTCAGTAAAGCAACCGCGACGCTGCGGCCTTGTAGCGCGACGCTTGGATGCCTTCGAAGAGGACTGGCTGGGAGATTACACGAACACGATCTGTCATAGACCGGGTTTCTCAATTTCGCGGGTATCACATTCCCGGGCACTGCGCTCTGAGGGTGGGGAACGCCACTGGTAATATCTGGCTCGCTCATCCCCAACCCAAGGCATCCATGATTGAACAGTACCCCTGGCTGGCTATTCTTCCTCCCGTCGTCACCATCGTTC is a genomic window containing:
- a CDS encoding DUF4143 domain-containing protein, producing the protein MLIEPIPAWRHHMRSRTRLRAAAVHHFVDPSLGVAALGVGVDGLRRDLPAARLHFESLVMRDIRVYAQPLDGTLSSWRDSQTGLEVDAVLELPDGRWAGIEVKLGEAAADAAAASLVRMAAKIDQDRHGTPAALIVVTGGRYTYRRPDGVYVVPITALGGLSNPVTEASFDMPPARRSRDLSGSMNESVSEK
- a CDS encoding serine hydrolase produces the protein MNDDSWRSSTARVEGPPSVSYALLDASGASLASRGEKQRYYAASTIKLHIMLAVLQKVEAGELGLDDVLTATRTFVGCDGRPFTLTGDHLHPEFPEEGAPLTVEQAVYLMISRSSNEATNMCLALLSGFPKVIADVCRRLNLVGTKVERQIGDAVAVARGLTNETCAIDLASTMHAIRYDDFLSEETQGVALAALRDQQMPVITRAVSDAVDYGSKSGEIPGIRHDVAFIGETGLSLAVMTSGMGEAEANETIEALAMALLSVKRQDG
- a CDS encoding dipeptide epimerase produces the protein MVEPLADEILHVVDVRVHGHRSPLTRPFITAARRTDAVDYVVADVELATPEGSVVGQGSAAETVKVTGESAQTIMRAINGPVRDALVGVRGTLRELTDALVAATPNATSARAAVDVALHDALAKAHGLALGELLGRLADPSFDADAVREGLRGSMANDMTVSLDAPERMARYAREAVADGYSILKIKLGADPEEDRRRLGAVLDAAPEIRLRLDANQGWDARDAIALLHRFVEDGLPIDLIEQPVPRADLEGLAQVKRESPIPIMADEAVWSPDDAKRLIDADAAHLLNIKLAKTGGLLPALEIAQLAHSAGLECMVGAMMEPRISITAAAHLALMHPAVTMIDLDPPAWFVHDVPEGGYVERDGMLSLLPGPGLALPLLAATTDPLPFRTPDD
- a CDS encoding DUF819 domain-containing protein, which codes for MIDNGLVMLGVIMALAATLIVLERETESKFFKYVPGMVLMYLLCATLNSLGVFGSAEEVTAPLSEVKSVALPAMIFLFLFGCDLRKIIKLGPKLLLTMAVASASLFVAVVGVYWIFRAALGDGSWKVFGAMLASWTGGSANMVAVQDILQGPETLFGYALITDTLVYSVWLMAMFSSVAVSDRFNKFTKAGDTYLTRHEGNLDADKNPITLESLTISSFGAIAVACFSIWLGKMLPDIGDVINSSAWTIIIVSVLGLVAAQTPLGKLAGTDEVATLMLFLVIGQIASGSDFSAITQAPLYIACGFLVLLIHAIIMVIYAKLSRTELFSLAVASTANIGGVASAPVVAAAYNKALAPVGVLYALIGALLGTWIGLAAAQIMAGF